A single region of the Pseudalkalibacillus berkeleyi genome encodes:
- a CDS encoding DUF3830 family protein: protein MRTFIIEFPKDNVVVRANLLDEKAPQTCEAFWNIIEVPLETSGKHAMYTGKEISVQFPQERCGSTALHEVRPENQTCFPQPGELLFTYVGAYAWEGMPKPIYDVGCFYGPDARTFFPMGWLPGNKFAKVWDEDLEKFAEMGTKASNEGIQPMVFKRG, encoded by the coding sequence TTGCGTACTTTTATTATTGAGTTTCCAAAAGACAATGTAGTTGTAAGGGCAAATCTACTAGATGAGAAAGCACCTCAAACTTGTGAGGCTTTCTGGAACATCATCGAAGTTCCTTTGGAGACATCTGGAAAACATGCGATGTATACAGGAAAAGAGATATCCGTACAATTTCCACAAGAACGATGTGGTTCAACTGCATTACATGAAGTAAGACCGGAAAATCAAACATGCTTTCCTCAGCCTGGTGAATTACTTTTTACATATGTAGGAGCTTATGCTTGGGAAGGTATGCCAAAGCCAATTTATGATGTTGGATGTTTCTATGGACCAGATGCTCGCACCTTCTTTCCGATGGGATGGCTTCCGGGAAACAAATTTGCAAAAGTATGGGATGAAGACTTAGAGAAATTTGCTGAAATGGGGACGAAGGCTAGTAACGAAGGCATACAACCGATGGTATTTAAGAGAGGCTGA